The Zygosaccharomyces rouxii strain CBS732 chromosome A complete sequence genome window below encodes:
- a CDS encoding SCO family protein (similar to uniprot|P23833 Saccharomyces cerevisiae YBR037C) has protein sequence MSLLKSSSLVPRLLKLAPKQAGLIRPNYRCFSQFTKLYNERVPPSQSPPLKKKPLSRIPIGGSETAPQTTSDGSIEFSTWKAASLFLIVGGGLYYYFTKEKRRLEIEKEAEANRGYGKPMVGGPFHLKDCEGNVFSDKDLLGKFSIIYFGFTHCPDICPDELDKLGVWLDKLKSKYGSKVQPIFVTCDPNRDTPEVLTQYLQDFHPDIIGLTGTYDQVKNACKQYRVYFSTPPQVQPGQDYLVDHSIFFYLMDPEGNFIEAMGRNYDNETGAERIQEHIKTFIPKEEREKRKQKWYSFLF, from the coding sequence ATGTCTTTGTTAaagtcatcatcattagtACCACGCTTATTGAAGCTAGCACCTAAACAAGCTGGTCTTATAAGACCTAATTATCGCTGCTTTTCCCAGTTTACTAAATTATACAATGAACGAGTTCCACCAAGTCAATCACCACCCCTAAAGAAAAAACCATTGAGTCGTATACCGATTGGTGGTAGTGAAACCGCGCCTCAGACTACATCTGATGGGTCTATTGAGTTTTCCACTTGGAAGGCCGCTTCACTTTTCCTGATTGTTGGCGGTGGGTTATACTATTATTTCACCAAGGAGAAAAGACGTTTAgagattgaaaaggaagcaGAAGCTAATAGAGGTTATGGTAAACCCATGGTTGGAGGGCCATtccatttgaaagattgtGAAGGTAATGTGTTTTCAGATAAAGATTTACTAGGcaaattttccattatTTACTTTGGATTTACTCATTGTCCTGATATTTGCCCCGATGAATTGGACAAGTTGGGAGTTTGGTTGGacaaattaaaatcaaagTATGGGAGCAAGGTTCAGCCAATCTTTGTCACTTGTGATCCAAATAGAGATACCCCAGAGGTTCTAACGCAGTATTTACAGGATTTTCATCCCGATATTATTGGACTCACAGGTACTTATGACCAGGTTAAAAATGCTTGCAAGCAATATCGTGTCTATTTCTCTACACCACCTCAAGTCCAACCGGGTCAAGATTACTTAGTTGATCAttccatcttcttctatttGATGGACCCTGAGGGCAATTTCATAGAAGCCATGGGTCGTAACTACGATAACGAAACCGGTGCGGAGAGAATTCAAGAACACATAAAGACATTTATCCCCAAGGAGGAACGTGAGAAGAGGAAGCAAAAATGGTATTCATTTTTGTTTTAA
- the OLA1 gene encoding Obg-like ATPase (highly similar to uniprot|P38219 Saccharomyces cerevisiae YBR025C Hypothetical ORF) — translation MPPKKKVEEKKVLLGRPGNNLKAGIVGLANVGKSTFFQSITRSPLGNPANYPFATIEPEEARVIVPSPRFDNLCEIYKPASQVPAHLTVYDIAGLTKGASAGEGLGNAFLSHIRAVDSIYQVVRCFDDAEIVHIEGDVDPIRDLQIINEELRLKDIEFAQKALENAHKIARRGGQSLEVKQKKEETVLIERIIKLLEDGQRVANQEWTPKEVESINSMFLLTAKPCIYLINLSEKDYIRKKNKHLLRIKEWVDKYSPGDMIIPFSVCMEEKLSTMSPEEQEEELKKIGTQSALPKIITSMRQKLDLISFFTSGPDEVREWTIREGTKAPQAAGVIHNDLMNTFILAQIMKYSDMVEYKDENAIKSAGKLLQKGKDYVVEDGDIIYFRSAAGKN, via the coding sequence ATGCctccaaagaagaaggtcgaagaaaagaaggtcTTGCTTGGTCGTCCAGGTAACAATTTGAAAGCTGGTATTGTTGGTCTTGCTAACGTCGGTAAGTCAACTTTCTTTCAATCTATTACCAGATCTCCCCTAGGTAATCCAGCTAACTATCCATTTGCTACCATCGAACCTGAAGAAGCTAGAGTTATTGTTCCATCTCCTCGTTTTGATAACCTTTGTGAAATTTACAAGCCTGCATCTCAAGTTCCTGCTCACTTGACCGTTTACGATATCGCTGGTTTGACTAAAGGTGCTTCTGCTGGTGAAGGTTTAGGTAACGCTTTCTTGTCACACATTAGAGCTGTTGATTCCATCTACCAAGTGGTTCGTTGCTTTGATGACGCCGAAATTGTTCACATTGAAGGTGATGTGGATCCAATCCGTGACTTGCAAATTATCAATGAGGAATTGCGTCTAAAGGATATCGAATTTGCTCAAAAGGCTCTTGAAAACGCACACAAGATTGCTAGAAGAGGTGGTCAATCTTTGGAAGTTaaacaaaagaaggaagaaactGTTTTgattgaaagaattatCAAACTTTTGGAAGACGGTCAAAGAGTTGCCAACCAGGAGTGGACACCAAAGGAAGTGGAATCTATCAACTCCATGTTCTTGTTGACCGCCAAGCCTTGTATCTATTTGATCAACTTGTCTGAAAAGGATTACATtagaaagaagaacaagcaCCTTTTGAGAATCAAGGAATGGGTGGACAAATACTCTCCAGGTGATATGATCATTCCATTCTCCGTTTGTATGGAAGAAAAACTGTCGACAATGTCAcctgaagaacaagaagaagaattgaagaaaatcgGTACCCAGTCGGCCCTACCAAAGATTATCACTTCAATGAGACAAAAGCTTGATTTGATCTCTTTCTTTACAAGTGGTCCTGACGAAGTTCGTGAATGGACTATTAGAGAGGGTACAAAGGCACCACAAGCTGCAGGTGTTATCCACAACGATTTAATGAACACTTTCATCTTGGCTCAAATTATGAAATACTCTGATATGGTCGAATATAAAGACGAGAATGCAATCAAATCTGCAGGTAAATTACTGCAGAAGGGTAAAGACTACGTCGTGGAAGATGGTGATATCATTTACTTCAGATCTGCCGCAGGTAAGAACTGA
- the ETR1 gene encoding enoyl-[acyl-carrier-protein] reductase (similar to uniprot|P38071 Saccharomyces cerevisiae YBR026C ETR1 2-enoyl thioester reductase member of the medium chain dehydrogenase/reductase family localized to in mitochondria where it has a probable role in fatty acid synthesis), producing the protein MQAFKRFASSVPSQFRSVIYSSHSLEDVTSVLSVHRYTPKESLENSVVVRTLAFPINPSDVNQLQGVYPSKPEKTLDYGTKDPAAIAGNEGVFEVLSVPSNENSLKAGDWVIPLYANQGTWSDHRVFKNASDLIKVNGLDLHTAATIGVNGVTAYQLVHDYIKWTPGGNEWLIQNAGTSGVSKIVTQVAKAAGINTLSVIRDRDNFDQVAKKLENQLGATKVISESQNNDKLFGKQVLPTILGSNARVRLALNSVGGKSSAAIARKLEKDALMLTYGGMSKQPVTLPTSLHIFKGLTSKGFWVTENCRREPNKKLDAVNALVKLYKEGKLISPKDEIVTTDVNANGSDQDLLEAVKKGISASGKQLVVFKW; encoded by the coding sequence ATGCAAGCCTTTAAAAGATTTGCCTCTAGCGTTCCCTCTCAATTCCGCTCCGTCATTTACTCTTCTCATAGCTTGGAGGATGTTACTAGTGTTTTGTCAGTGCATCGCTACACACCCAAGGAATCTTTAGAGAATTCTGTTGTGGTTCGTACCTTAGCCTTCCCTATTAATCCATCAGATGTAAACCAATTGCAAGGTGTTTACCCTTCAAAACCTGAAAAAACTTTGGATTATGGTACAAAAGATCCTGCAGCTATTGCAGGAAATGAGGGTGTTTTTGAAGTCTTATCAGTACCATCCAATGagaattctttgaaagcCGGTGATTGGGTAATTCCATTGTATGCAAACCAGGGTACTTGGTCTGATCATCGTGTATTTAAAAATGCATCTGATTTGATTAAGGTCAATGGATTAGATTTGCATACTGCAGCTACCATTGGCGTCAATGGTGTTACAGCATACCAATTAGTTCACGACTACATCAAATGGACCCCTGGTGGTAACGAGTGGCTGATCCAAAATGCTGGTACTTCAGGTGTCTCCAAGATCGTTACACAGGTGGCCAAAGCTGCGGGTATCAATACTCTAAGCGTAATCCGCGATCGTGATAATTTTGATCAAGTGGCTAAAAAACTAGAAAATCAACTTGGTGCCACTAAAGTAATTTCTGAATCTCAGAACAACGATAAACTTTTTGGCAAACAGGTGTTGCCCACCATTTTGGGTTCGAATGCAAGAGTTCGTTTAGCATTAAACAgtgttggtggtaaatcaaGTGCTGCCATTGCTcgtaaattggaaaaagatgCGTTGATGCTAACCTATGGTGGTATGTCAAAGCAACCTGTTACTTTGCCAACTTCTCTTCACATTTTCAAAGGTCTAACCTCAAAGGGATTTTGGGTAACTGAGAATTGCCGTCGTGAGCCAAATAAGAAACTAGACGCAGTCAATGCGCTTGTCAAACTTTATAAAGAAGGAAAACTCATATCGCCAAAGGACGAAATCGTCACCACCGATGTGAACGCCAATGGTAGTGACCAAGACTTGTTGGAAGCCGTCAAGAAGGGAATCAGTGCTTCAGGTAAACAACTTGTTGTGTTTAAATGGTAA
- the YPK3 gene encoding putative protein kinase YPK3 (similar to uniprot|P38070 Saccharomyces cerevisiae YBR028C Hypothetical ORF), producing the protein MVFTLDEDIEELCISDDDCEEAPQQLLQPMGAEHVGKHRRKSSVLEKFPVVAPLHSRRLSLSVGEGQGQGVDPRLLADFKPVRVLGKGAYGKVVLVKDERTSKLYAMKQLQKAEIIIENDESQDVSKRVERIFAERTILSQLDHPNVVKLFYTFHDNSRLYLLLQYIPGGELFYHLKERGTLDEDTAAFYAAEISCALKFLHEKGIVYRDLKPENCLLDADGHLVLTDFGLSKKSVDDNNSLSAPEDVSVLHSIIGTPEYCAPEILKGEPYTRNCDWYSLGCLVYDMLVGKPPYTGVNHKVILNKIQKEKQGPRLPYYLSDGMKDWLGALLKKDCNKRWDVDRYWAAQPQAQQAQQQRRRKKKAGQERTSPYTSHFVFRKINWAKIQDGPLQKSEQGPIVPIITDLELAENFDEEFTSLPFEENPQGRDIPKSDIFKGFSYKASGSYLEKYF; encoded by the coding sequence ATGGTTTTTACACTTGACGAAgatattgaagaattatgtattagtgatgatgattgTGAAGAGGCACCTCAGCAACTTTTACAACCAATGGGCGCTGAACATGTCGGTAAACATAGAAGGAAGTCATCTGTTCTCGAGAAGTTCCCTGTAGTTGCACCTCTACATTCGAGAAGATTATCACTTTCAGTAGGCGAAGGTCAAGGACAAGGTGTTGATCCAAGACTTTTAGCAGATTTTAAACCTGTTCGTGTATTAGGTAAGGGCGCCTATGGTAAAGTAGTATTGGTTAAAGATGAGCGTACTTCCAAATTGTATGCCATGAAACAATTACAGAAAGCTGaaattattattgaaaacgaTGAATCTCAGGATGTTTCCAAACGTGTGGAAAGAATCTTCGCTGAAAGAACCATTTTATCTCAATTGGATCATCCTAACGTTGTAAAACTTTTCTACACGTTCCATGATAATTCGAGACTCTATTTGCTCTTACAATATATTCCAGGCGGTGAACTTTTCTACCATCTTAAGGAACGTGGTACTCTAGATGAAGATACTGCTGCCTTTTATGCGGCAGAAATTAGTTGTGCACTAAAGTTTTTACATGAAAAGGGAATTGTCTACCGTGATTTGAAGCCTGAAAACTGCTTGTTGGATGCAGATGGCCATCTAGTCTTGACTGATTTCGGTCTAAGTAAGAAGAGTGTAGACGATAACAATTCATTATCAGCACCTGAAGATGTTTCTGTTTTACATTCAATAATTGGTACTCCGGAATACTGCGCACCAGAAATCTTGAAAGGCGAACCTTATACACGTAACTGTGATTGGTATTCTCTAGGATGTCTAGTATACGATATGCTAGTGGGCAAACCTCCATATACCGGTGTTAATCACAAGGTTATTCTTAACAAGattcaaaaggaaaagCAAGGTCCCCGTCTTCCATACTACCTCAGTGATGGCATGAAAGACTGGTTAGGTGCTCTGCTTAAGAAAGATTGCAACAAGCGTTGGGACGTGGACCGTTATTGGGCAGCCCAACCGCAAGCACAACAAGCACAGCAACAACGcagaaggaagaaaaaagcTGGTCAGGAACGTACTTCACCCTATACCAGCCATTTCGTGTTTCGTAAAATCAATTGGGCCAAGATACAAGATGGTCCGCTACAAAAGTCTGAACAAGGCCCCATCGTACCTATCATTACGGATCTCGAGCTAGCGGAAAATTTTGACGAAGAGTTTACTTCGTTGCCCTTCGAGGAAAATCCACAGGGAAGAGACATTCCTAAGTCAGACATCTTCAAGGGATTCAGCTACAAGGCCAGCGGTAGCTACTTAGAGAAGTACTTTTAA
- the CHS2 gene encoding chitin synthase CHS2 (highly similar to uniprot|P14180 Saccharomyces cerevisiae YBR038W CHS2 Chitin synthase II requires activation from zymogenic form in order to catalyze the transfer of N-acetylglucosamine (GlcNAc) to chitin required for the synthesis of chitin in the primary septum during cytokinesis), whose translation MTRNPFMVEPSSGSPVRPLQPQLTRFHTNTSDRTDLYNYPSPTRGGNDYYESEDDFDVSKKFQGLPPSPSRAAVRYSPDRRRRSQFYRDSTTSSPLVDRFTANMQASPKKPSHTVVPVSEYDGTTEDFTSSYYSHENRQASHLSAPRNNLFGSQLGRQYSASTTSTAAMSTATDEKLFRNSYESYDDDRSTITSSNFAETQFELNHPVRKDYVRRANSESKRRPIVEDMGKAKAILKLDNPIPRGLLDTLPRRDSPEFTEMRYTACTVDADEYCQEGYSLRFAEMNRECQMVICVTMYNEDKFALARTIHSIMRNVAHLCSRQRSQVWGPDGWKKISVILVSDGRTKVNQGALDYLAALGVYQEDMAKESVNGDAVKAHIFELTTQVSIDSNLDYVSKDIVPVQMVFCLKEENKKKINSHRWLFSAFCPVLQPSVVTLIDVGTRLNDTAIYHLWKVFDMDSNVAGAAGQIKTMKGKYGLKLFNPLVSSQNFEYKVSNILDKPLESVFGYIAVLPGALSSYRYRALENHEDGTGPLNSYFLGETQEGRDQDVFTANMYLAEDRILCWELVAKRNSKWVLKYVKEAQGETDVPEEIPEFISQRRRWLNGAMFAALYSQLHFHQIWRTKHSFLRKLFLHIEFFYQFVQMLFSWFAIANFVLTFYYLAGSMNNILKHGNALFIFFKYLIYCDLASLFIISMGNRPHGAKHLFILSMIILTICALYALICGFVFAIRTLKEKDNSNNVFVNVVVSLLSTYGLYVISAFLYLDPWHIFTSSLQYFVTLPAFTCTLQIFSFCNTHDVSWGTKGSSSNNKPLSKAIVMQGPDGKQIVETDWPQEVDKKFIEIKSRLKEVEFEEPVIDEAQKRNDYYRDIRTRIVMAWMLSNLIFVMTITQIYSAEHTNNGYLVFILWSVAALAAFRALGSFGFLFMKYLRMIVKYKHKAQSTGSWNVRKADVDNKS comes from the coding sequence ATGACTCGAAACCCTTTCATGGTGGAGCCCTCTAGTGGTTCCCCCGTAAGACCATTACAACCGCAGCTTACTAGATTCCATACCAATACAAGCGATAGAACTGACTTATACAACTATCCAAGCCCTACCcgtggtggtaatgattATTatgaaagtgaagatgatttcGATGTATccaaaaaatttcaaggaTTACCACCATCTCCTTCCAGGGCAGCAGTGAGATACTCTCCAGATCGTCGCCGTAGATCCCAATTTTACCGTGATAGTACTACTAGTTCCCCATTAGTGGATCGGTTTACCGCTAATATGCAGGCATCGCCAAAGAAACCAAGCCATACGGTAGTTCCAGTATCTGAATACGATGGTACCACAGAAGATTTTACTTCAAGTTACTACAGCCATGAAAACAGACAAGCTTCACACTTAAGTGCTCCTCGTAATAATTTGTTTGGTAGCCAATTGGGTAGACAGTATTCAGCTTCCACAACCTCTACCGCTGCCATGTCAACTGCCACTGATGAGAAATTGTTCAGAAACTCTTATGAAAGCTATGACGATGATAGAAGTACTATTACTTCCTCAAACTTTGCAGAGACTCAGTTCGAACTAAATCATCCAGTGCGTAAAGATTATGTGAGAAGAGCCAACTCTGAAAGTAAGAGAAGACCTATCGTAGAAGATATGGGTAAGGCAAAAgcaattttaaaattagATAATCCAATTCCTCGTGGTTTACTAGATACTTTGCCACGCAGAGACTCACCAGAATTTACCGAAATGAGATATACTGCTTGTACTGTGGATGCAGACGAATATTGCCAAGAAGGTTACTCACTCAGATTTGCTGAAATGAATCGTGAATGTCAGATGGTCATCTGCGTTACCATGTACAACGAGGATAAATTTGCATTAGCTAGAACTATCCATTCTATTATGAGAAACGTGGCCCATCTATGTAGTCGTCAAAGATCTCAAGTTTGGGGACCTGATGGTTGGAAGAAAATATCTGTCATTTTGGTTAGTGATGGTAGAACTAAAGTTAATCAAGGTGCATTAGATTATTTAGCCGCTTTGGGTGTTTACCAAGAAGATATGGCCAAGGAATCTGTTAACGGTGATGCTGTGAAGGCTCATATCTTTGAATTGACCACACAAGTTTCTATCGATTCCAACTTGGACTATGTGTCTAAGGATATTGTTCCTGTTCAAATGGTCTTCTGCCTCAAGGAggaaaacaagaaaaagatcaattctcATCGTTGGTTATTTAGTGCATTCTGTCCCGTATTACAACCAAGTGTGGTCACTCTGATTGATGTGGGAACCCGTTTAAATGATACCGCCATCTATCACTTATGGAAAGTGTTTGATATGGACTCCAATGTAGCCGGTGCTGCAGGACAAATTAAAACGATGAAAGGTAAATATGGgttaaaacttttcaacCCACTAGTGTCTtcacaaaattttgaatacAAAGTTTCCAATATCCTGGATAAACCACTGGAAAGTGTATTTGGTTATATTGCCGTGTTGCCAGGTGCACTTTCATCATATAGGTACCGTGCATTAGAAAACCATGAAGATGGAACTGGTCCTTTGAATTCATATTTCTTGGGTGAAACTCAAGAAGGTAGGGATCAGGATGTTTTTACTGCAAACATGTACTTGGCTGAAGATAGAATTTTATGTTGGGAATTGGTTGCTAAGAGGAACTCTAAATGGGTTCTGAAATACGTGAAAGAAGCTCAAGGTGAAACCGATGTTCCAGAAGAAATACCCGAATTTATCTCTCAAAGAAGACGTTGGTTAAATGGTGCCATGTTTGCAGCTCTTTATTCACAATTGCATTTCCATCAAATTTGGAGAACGAAACATTCGTTCCTCCGTAAACTTTTCCTCCATattgaattcttctacCAATTTGTCCAGATGCTTTTCTCATGGTTTGCCATTGCAAATTTCGTTCTAACTTTTTACTATTTGGCTGGTTCCATGAATAATATCCTCAAGCATGGTAATGCGctattcatttttttcaaatatctGATTTATTGTGATTTAGCAagtcttttcatcatatcCATGGGTAATCGACCACACGGTGCTAAACATCTTTTCATCCTTTCTATGATTATTTTGACGATATGTGCCCTTTATGCTTTAATTTGTGGGTTTGTCTTTGCCATTAGAAccttgaaagaaaaggataACTCAAACAATGTGTTTGTGAATGTGGTCGTTTCGCTGCTGTCCACCTACGGTCTTTATGTTATAAGTGCTTTCCTATACTTGGATCCATGGCATATCTTCACTTCTTCGTTACAATATTTTGTAACTTTACCCGCTTTCACTTGTACTTTACAAATCTTCTCATTCTGTAACACTCACGACGTGTCATGGGGTACTAAGGGCTCTAGTAGCAACAATAAACCGCTATCTAAAGCCATTGTCATGCAAGGTCCTGATGGTAAACAAATTGTGGAAACCGATTGGCCTCAGGAAGTGGATAAGAAATTTATTGAAATTAAGAGTCGTTTGAAGGAAGTCGAATTCGAAGAGCCAGTCATTGATGAGGCTCAAAAGCGTAACGATTACTACAGAGACAttagaacaagaattgtcATGGCTTGGATGTTATCTAACCTAATCTTCGTCATGACAATTACTCAAATCTACAGCGCTGAACACACAAACAACGGTTACCTAGTCTTTATTTTATGGTCCGTTGCAGCACTGGCTGCCTTTAGGGCACTAGGTTCGTTTGGCTTT
- the CSG2 gene encoding mannosylinositol phosphorylceramide synthase regulatory subunit (similar to gnl|GLV|CAGL0I04774g Candida glabrata CAGL0I04774g and some similarites with YBR036C uniprot|P35206 Saccharomyces cerevisiae YBR036C CSG2 Endoplasmic reticulum membrane protein required for mannosylation of inositolphosphorylceramide and for growth at high calcium concentrations) codes for MDTRIYWFVAVFSYIIQTKCLSLLQSSARDSERPGIDHQGVAIFLLFMYFVPWLLLVPSARLVSIASSMTVSRPGTPELRARGERNGIMDGENNNNSNNGRSYDSYDNGVKNNDIIGKVSYVVKLVILSLLLLVPVLTYMNALSLTPAFDVGLIQNTSIFEITSLLYGVCGLSRRKNVFRNFIVMMIALMGIVLVSYTKATCDLLAGKFSINQKTGELEDPFLFDRLKSCLLCGLGALTLGPFTVLWNRWFNFSDRITLSHQCQHLTYIASICMAVLLPFLPRALSTLAKVPTNKVFWLEALAAFLFGTLPHVFSLSLIQRQTPPSYSTTINLGAIIFMGISDWICEPTQTTIVRWEVIGYIMLSVACVVLSIAYYEKKHLSLH; via the coding sequence ATGGACACTAGGATTTACTGGTTTGTGGCAGTCTTTAGTTACATCATACAGACCAAATGTCTCTCACTATTACAATCGAGTGCAAGGGATAGTGAGAGGCCTGGTATCGACCACCAGGGGGTCGCAATTTTCCTGTTGTTTATGTATTTTGTGCCTTGGTTGCTACTAGTACCTTCTGCTCGTCTGGTATCAATAGCGAGCTCCATGACAGTTTCTAGACCGGGGACGCCAGAGTTGAGAGCCCGTGGTGAACGCAATGGTATTATGGATGGCGaaaacaataacaacagtAATAATGGAAGAAGTTATGACAGTTACGACAATGGAGTTAAAAATAATGATATTATCGGGAAAGTAAGTTATGTGGTTAAACTAGtgattttatcattactTCTACTGGTGCCAGTCCTTACTTATATGAATGCACTGTCATTGACACCAGCATTTGATGTGGGTCTTATACAAAAcacttcaatttttgagatCACTTCCTTATTGTATGGTGTATGTGGATTATCTCGACGTAAGAATGTGTTCCGTAATTTTATCGTTATGATGATTGCATTAATGGGTATCGTCTTGGTATCTTACACGAAGGCTACCTGTGACCTTTTGGCAGGTAAATTTTCTATCAACCAAAAGACAGGTGAATTAGAGGAcccatttctttttgataGATTGAAGAGTTGTTTACTTTGTGGGTTAGGTGCCCTCACGTTGGGTCCCTTTACAGTACTTTGGAACCGTTGGTTTAACTTTTCTGATCGTATTACGCTTTCTCATCAGTGCCAGCACTTGACTTACATTGCATCGATCTGTATGGCTGTTTTATTACCATTCTTGCCAAGGGCTCTATCGACTTTGGCAAAGGTTCCAACAAATAAAGTATTTTGGTTGGAGGCACTAGCTGCATTCCTCTTTGGTACTCTACCTCATGTTTTTTCACTCTCACTAATTCAAAGACAAACACCTCCATCGTATTCGACAACAATTAATCTTGGTGCTATCATCTTCATGGGTATCTCTGACTGGATCTGTGAGCCCACGCAGACGACCATTGTGCGCTGGGAAGTCATTGGATACATCATGTTGAGTGTAGCATGCGTAGTGCTGTCAATTGCATACTACGAGAAGAAGCATTTATCTCTACACTAA